A portion of the Harpia harpyja isolate bHarHar1 chromosome 15, bHarHar1 primary haplotype, whole genome shotgun sequence genome contains these proteins:
- the AQP5 gene encoding aquaporin-5, whose amino-acid sequence MKKEILTLAFARSVFVEFISTLIFVFIGLGSALKWPSALPSILQIALAFGLAIGTLVQAFGHISGAHINPAVTIAFFVGNQISFLRTLFYVIAQLVGAIAGAGILYGVTPVNTRGNLAINALNNNTTPGQALVVEIILTFQLAACIFASTDNRRNGNVGSPALSIGLSVAVGHLVGIYFTGCSMNPARSFGPAVIVRRFSPAHWVFWVGPILGACLASLLYFYILVPYCMNMSDRIAIIKGTYESEEEWEEQREERKKSMELTPP is encoded by the exons ATGAAGAAGGAAATATTAACCCTGGCCTTTGCTCGATCCGTCTTTGTTGAGTTTATCTCCACGCTCATCTTCGTCTTCATCGGCCTCGGCTCAGCCCTGAAGTGGCCGTCCGCCCTCCCCAGCATCCTTCAGATCGCGCTGGCATTTGGCCTGGCCATCGGTACGTTGGTGCAGGCGTTTGGCCACATCAGCGGAGCCCACATCAACCCAGCGGTGACCATCGCCTTCTTTGTCGGGAACCAGATCTCCTTCCTCCGGACGCTCTTCTACGTGATCGCCCAACTGGTCGGGGCCATCGCCGGGGCTGGCATCCTCTATGGCGTGACACCGGTCAATACCCGTGGCAACCTGGCCATCAACGCG CTCAACAACAACACGACCCCAGGCCAGGCCCTTGTGGTGGAgatcatcctcaccttccagctggCCGCGTGCATCTTTGCGTCCACGGACAACCGGAGGAATGGCAACGTGGGCTCCCCAGCACTGTCCATTGGCCTCTCCGTTGCTGTAGGCCACTTGGTGGGG ATCTACTTCACCGGCTGCTCCATGAATCCAGCCCGGTCCTTTGGGCCTGCGGTCATCGTGAGGAGGTTCAGCCCAGCACATTGG GTGTTCTGGGTTGGACCCATCCTCGGGGCTTGCTTGGCCTCTCTGCTCTACTTCTACATCCTCGTCCCCTACTGCATGAACATGTCAGATAGGATTGCCATCATCAAGGGCACCTACGAGTcagaggaggagtgggaagagcagagagaggagaggaagaagtcCATGGAGTTGACTCCACCGTAG
- the LOC128152068 gene encoding exendin-3-like: MQIIRWLYLSGLVFAVLIPAGWQMGPKDLDDTSRWQSHESQSARSFASNIKRHSEGTFTSDFTRYLDKMKAKDFVHWLINTKRYSSTKRYLKEEHRSIPFPAAFPPLVYN; the protein is encoded by the exons ATGCAGATCATCCGGTGGCTGTACCTCTCCGGGCTGGTGTTTGCCGTGCTGATCCCGGCAGGGTGGCAGATGGGCCCCAAGGACTTGGATGACACATCCAG ATGGCAGTCACACGAATCCCAAAGCGCCCGAAGCTTCGCGTCCAACATCAAGCGACACTCGGAAGGCACCTTCACCAGCGACTTCACCCGCTACCTAGACAAGATGAAGGCCAAGGACTTTGTGCATTGGCTCATCAACACCAAGCGGTACAG CTCCACGAAGAGGTACCTGAAGGAGGAGCACCGCAGCATCCCCTTCCCGGCTGCGTTCCCGCCGCTCGT gtacaATTAA
- the SLC4A8 gene encoding electroneutral sodium bicarbonate exchanger 1 isoform X2 has protein sequence MPAGSNEPDGILSYQRHDEEAVIDRGRTSNVVNIHYEKEELEGHRTLYVGVRMPLVRQSHRHHRPHSQKHRKREREKDSAPTEQGYHYTPSQRVQFILGTEEDEQHVPHDLFTELDEICVKEGEDAEWKETARWLKFEEDVEDGGERWSKPYVATLSLHSLFELRSCIINGTVLLDICANSIEEIADMILGQQEQSTEFDERMRAKVREVLLKKHHHQNEKKRNNLLPIVRSFADVSKRQSDLHLLDKPAQTLTPHPSPTTAEAKNGVNHETGAMDLSKAELHFMKKIPTGAEASNVLVGELDFLRQPIVAFVRLTPAVLLSGMTEVPIPTRFLFVLLGPEGKAHQYHEIGRSMATIMTDEVFHDVAYKAKNQTDLVAGIDEFLDQVTVLPPGEWDPSIRIEPPKNVPSQEKRKMPGALDDNASHSKPEKHSGPELERTGRLFGGLILDVKRKAPWFWSDFRDGLSLQCLASFLFLYCACMSPVITFGGLLGEATSGHISAMESLLGASMTGVVYSLFAGQPLTILGSTGPVLVFEKILYKFCKEYTLSYLSLRVCIGLWTAFFCIVLVATDASCLVCYITRFTEEAFASLICIIFIYEALEKLSHLRETYPVHMHSKLDFLTIYYCKCEAPTHPSNETLRFWESNKINVSGVTWQNLTVTVRSTVSDFAVFLTIVIMVLIDFMVGIPSPKLHVPHMFKPTRDDRGWFINPIGPNPWWTVLAALIPALLCTILIFMDQQITAVIVNRKEHRLKKGCGYHLDLFMVAVMLGVCSVMGLPWFVAATVLSITHVNSLKVESDCSAPGEQPKFLGIREQRVTGLMIFVLMGCSVFFTSVLKFIPMPVLYGVFLYMGVSSLRGIQFFDRLKLFWMPAKHQPDFIYLRHVPLRKVHFFTAIQLICLVLLWAIKVSRAAIIFPMMVLALVFVRKVMDFCFSKRELSFLDDLMPESKKKKLDDAKNEAKEEEESQKMMEAAAANSVQLKLGKTSNLDIPKQSSDRTDPSEINISDEMSKTTVWKALTMNTETL, from the exons AGACACGACGAAGAGGCAGTGATTGACCGGGGAAGAACGAGCAATGTTGTCAATATTCACTATGAGAAGGAGGAGTTGGAAG GCCACCGGACCCTGTACGTGGGTGTGCGGATGCCGCTGGTGAGGCAGAGCCACCGGCATCACCGACCCCACAGCCAGAAGCATCGGAAACGGGAACGGGAGAAGGACTCTGCTCCGACGGAGCAGGGCTACCACT ACACCCCGTCCCAACGGGTGCAGTTCATCCTCGGGACCGAGGAGGACGAGCAGCATGTTCCCCACGACTTGTTCACCGAGCTAGATGAGATCTGCGTGAAAGAAGGTGAAGATGCCGAGTGGAAGGAAACGGCAAG GTGGCTGAAGTTTGAGGAGGACGTGGAAGACGGCGGTGAGCGCTGGAGCAAGCCCTACGTGGCCACGCTGTCCCTGCACAGCCTCTTTGAGCTGAGGAGCTGCATCATCAACGGGACAGTGCTGCTGGACATTTGTGCCAACAGCATCGAAGAGATTGCAG ATATGATCCTGGGCCAGCAAGAACAGTCCACAGAGTTTGATGAGCGCATGCGGGCGAAAGTTCGAGAAGTCCTTTTGAAGAAGCATCACCATCAGAacgagaagaaaagaaacaaccttCTCCCCATTGTCCGCTCATTTGCTGATGTGAGCAAGAGGCAGTCGGACCTGCACCTCCTCGACAAGCCAG CCCAAACACTCACCCCTCATCCTTCTCCCACCACTGCAGAAGCTAAAAATGGGGTGAACCACGAGACCGGCGCAATGGATTTAAGCAAG GCGGAGCTGCATTTCATGAAGAAAATTCCCACCGGGGCCGAAGCATCCAATGTGCTCGTAGGAGAGCTGGATTTCCTTCGCCAGCCCATCGTGGCATTTGTCCGCCTGACACCGGCTGTCCTCCTCTCAGGCATGACAGAAGTTCCCATCCCAACGAG gttcctgtttgttttgcttgggCCAGAAGGCAAAGCCCATCAGTACCATGAGATTGGCAGGTCCATGGCTACTATCATGACGGATGAG GTTTTCCATGATGTTGCCTATAAAGCCAAGAACCAGACTGACCTCGTGGCCGGCATCGACGAGTTTCTGGATCAGGTCACGGTCTTGCCGCCAGGAGAGTGGGATCCATCGATCCGAATCGAGCCCCCCAAAAACGTCCCTTCGCAG gaaaaaaggaagatgccAGGAGCTCTCGATGACAATGCTTCTCACAGCAAGCCGGAGAAACACAGTGGTCCTGAACTGGAGCGGACGGGAAG GCTCTTTGGAGGTTTGATCCTGGATGTGAAGCGGAAAGCCCCGTGGTTCTGGAGTGACTTTCGGGATGGTCTGAGCCTGCAGTGTCTGgcatccttccttttcctctactGTGCCTGCATGTCCCCTGTCATCACCTTCGGGGGACTGCTGGGGGAGGCGACCAGTGGCCACATA AGTGCCATGGAGTCGCTGCTGGGCGCGTCCATGACCGGCGTGGTGTATTCCCTCTTTGCCGGCCAACCTCTCACCATCCTCGGCAGCACCGGACCCGTCCTCGTGTTTGAGAAGATTCTCTACAAATTCTGCAA GGAGTACACGCTCTCCTATCTCTCTCTGCGGGTGTGCATCGGGCTGTGGACCGCCTTCTTCTGCATAGTGCTGGTGGCCACCGACGCCAGCTGTTTGGTGTGCTACATCACCCGCTTCACCGAAGAAGCCTTCGCCTCCCTCATCTGCATCATCTTCATCTACGAGGCTCTCGAGAAGCTAAGTCACCTGCGAGAGACCTACCCTGTGCACATGCACAGCAAGCTCGACTTCCTCACCATCtacta CTGTAAGTGTGAGGCACCGACCCATCCCAGCAACGAAACCCTGCGTTTCTGGGAGAGCAACAAGATCAACGTGTCTGGTGTCACCTGGCAAAACCTCACGGTGACC GTACGGTCCACAGTGAGCgactttgctgttttcctcaccATTGTCATCATGGTGCTCATCGACTTCATGGTTGGAATCCCGTCACCGAAGCTCCACGTCCCCCATATGTTCAAG CCTACCAGAGACGACCGCGGGTGGTTCATCAACCCCATAGGACCCAACCCTTGGTGGACGGTGTTGGCTGCGctcatcccagctctgctctgcaccatcTTGATATTCATGGACCAGCAGATCACTGCCGTTATTGTGAACAGGAAGGAGCACAGGCTGAAG AAAGGATGCGGGTACCACCTGGACCTCTTCATGGTGGCCGTGATGCTCGGGGTGTGCTCCGTGATGGGGCTGCCCTGGTTTGTGGCTGCGACCGTGCTGTCCATCACCCACGTGAATAGCCTCAAAGTAGAGTCTGACTGCTCAGCTCCAGGAGAACAACCCAAGTTTCTGGGGATACGAGAGCAGAGAGTCACTGGCTTGATGATCTTTGTGCTCATGGGCTGCTCTGTCTTCTTCACTTCTGTGTTAAAG tttataCCAATGCCTGTGCTTTATGGGGTCTTTCTCTACATGGGTGTGTCATCGCTCAGAGGAATTCAG ttcttcGATCGCTTGAAGCTGTTTTGGATGCCGGCGAAACACCAGCCGGATTTCATCTACCTGCGGCACGTCCCCTTGCGAAAGGTGCATTTCTTCACGGCGATCCAGCTGATCTGCCTCGTTCTGCTCTGGGCCATCAAGGTGTCCCGTGCCGCCATCATCTTTCCCATGATG GTTTTGGCTCTTGTTTTTGTCCGGAAAGTAATGGATTTCTGCTTCTCAAAGCGAGAGCTTAGCTTTCTGGATGACCTTATGCCAGAAAGCAAGAAGAAGAAGTTGGACGATGCCAAAAATGAAGCCAAAGAAGAAGAG GAGTCCCAGAAGATgatggaagctgctgctgcaaatTCAGTTCAGCTGAAACTTGGGAAGACCAGCAACTTGGATATCCCAAAGCAAAGCAGTGACAG GACTGATCCTTCCGAGATTAATATCTCCGATGAAATGTCGAAAACAACCGTATGGAAGGCTCTCACTATGAACACAGAAACGCTCTGA
- the SLC4A8 gene encoding electroneutral sodium bicarbonate exchanger 1 isoform X1 has product MPAGSNEPDGILSYQRHDEEAVIDRGRTSNVVNIHYEKEELEGHRTLYVGVRMPLVRQSHRHHRPHSQKHRKREREKDSAPTEQGYHYTPSQRVQFILGTEEDEQHVPHDLFTELDEICVKEGEDAEWKETARWLKFEEDVEDGGERWSKPYVATLSLHSLFELRSCIINGTVLLDICANSIEEIADMILGQQEQSTEFDERMRAKVREVLLKKHHHQNEKKRNNLLPIVRSFADVSKRQSDLHLLDKPAQTLTPHPSPTTAEAKNGVNHETGAMDLSKAELHFMKKIPTGAEASNVLVGELDFLRQPIVAFVRLTPAVLLSGMTEVPIPTRFLFVLLGPEGKAHQYHEIGRSMATIMTDEVFHDVAYKAKNQTDLVAGIDEFLDQVTVLPPGEWDPSIRIEPPKNVPSQEKRKMPGALDDNASHSKPEKHSGPELERTGRLFGGLILDVKRKAPWFWSDFRDGLSLQCLASFLFLYCACMSPVITFGGLLGEATSGHISAMESLLGASMTGVVYSLFAGQPLTILGSTGPVLVFEKILYKFCKEYTLSYLSLRVCIGLWTAFFCIVLVATDASCLVCYITRFTEEAFASLICIIFIYEALEKLSHLRETYPVHMHSKLDFLTIYYCKCEAPTHPSNETLRFWESNKINVSGVTWQNLTVTECRYLHGEFQGPACGRNGPYTPNVLFWCCILFFSTFVLSSLLKKFKTSRYFPTRVRSTVSDFAVFLTIVIMVLIDFMVGIPSPKLHVPHMFKPTRDDRGWFINPIGPNPWWTVLAALIPALLCTILIFMDQQITAVIVNRKEHRLKKGCGYHLDLFMVAVMLGVCSVMGLPWFVAATVLSITHVNSLKVESDCSAPGEQPKFLGIREQRVTGLMIFVLMGCSVFFTSVLKFIPMPVLYGVFLYMGVSSLRGIQFFDRLKLFWMPAKHQPDFIYLRHVPLRKVHFFTAIQLICLVLLWAIKVSRAAIIFPMMVLALVFVRKVMDFCFSKRELSFLDDLMPESKKKKLDDAKNEAKEEEESQKMMEAAAANSVQLKLGKTSNLDIPKQSSDRTDPSEINISDEMSKTTVWKALTMNTETL; this is encoded by the exons AGACACGACGAAGAGGCAGTGATTGACCGGGGAAGAACGAGCAATGTTGTCAATATTCACTATGAGAAGGAGGAGTTGGAAG GCCACCGGACCCTGTACGTGGGTGTGCGGATGCCGCTGGTGAGGCAGAGCCACCGGCATCACCGACCCCACAGCCAGAAGCATCGGAAACGGGAACGGGAGAAGGACTCTGCTCCGACGGAGCAGGGCTACCACT ACACCCCGTCCCAACGGGTGCAGTTCATCCTCGGGACCGAGGAGGACGAGCAGCATGTTCCCCACGACTTGTTCACCGAGCTAGATGAGATCTGCGTGAAAGAAGGTGAAGATGCCGAGTGGAAGGAAACGGCAAG GTGGCTGAAGTTTGAGGAGGACGTGGAAGACGGCGGTGAGCGCTGGAGCAAGCCCTACGTGGCCACGCTGTCCCTGCACAGCCTCTTTGAGCTGAGGAGCTGCATCATCAACGGGACAGTGCTGCTGGACATTTGTGCCAACAGCATCGAAGAGATTGCAG ATATGATCCTGGGCCAGCAAGAACAGTCCACAGAGTTTGATGAGCGCATGCGGGCGAAAGTTCGAGAAGTCCTTTTGAAGAAGCATCACCATCAGAacgagaagaaaagaaacaaccttCTCCCCATTGTCCGCTCATTTGCTGATGTGAGCAAGAGGCAGTCGGACCTGCACCTCCTCGACAAGCCAG CCCAAACACTCACCCCTCATCCTTCTCCCACCACTGCAGAAGCTAAAAATGGGGTGAACCACGAGACCGGCGCAATGGATTTAAGCAAG GCGGAGCTGCATTTCATGAAGAAAATTCCCACCGGGGCCGAAGCATCCAATGTGCTCGTAGGAGAGCTGGATTTCCTTCGCCAGCCCATCGTGGCATTTGTCCGCCTGACACCGGCTGTCCTCCTCTCAGGCATGACAGAAGTTCCCATCCCAACGAG gttcctgtttgttttgcttgggCCAGAAGGCAAAGCCCATCAGTACCATGAGATTGGCAGGTCCATGGCTACTATCATGACGGATGAG GTTTTCCATGATGTTGCCTATAAAGCCAAGAACCAGACTGACCTCGTGGCCGGCATCGACGAGTTTCTGGATCAGGTCACGGTCTTGCCGCCAGGAGAGTGGGATCCATCGATCCGAATCGAGCCCCCCAAAAACGTCCCTTCGCAG gaaaaaaggaagatgccAGGAGCTCTCGATGACAATGCTTCTCACAGCAAGCCGGAGAAACACAGTGGTCCTGAACTGGAGCGGACGGGAAG GCTCTTTGGAGGTTTGATCCTGGATGTGAAGCGGAAAGCCCCGTGGTTCTGGAGTGACTTTCGGGATGGTCTGAGCCTGCAGTGTCTGgcatccttccttttcctctactGTGCCTGCATGTCCCCTGTCATCACCTTCGGGGGACTGCTGGGGGAGGCGACCAGTGGCCACATA AGTGCCATGGAGTCGCTGCTGGGCGCGTCCATGACCGGCGTGGTGTATTCCCTCTTTGCCGGCCAACCTCTCACCATCCTCGGCAGCACCGGACCCGTCCTCGTGTTTGAGAAGATTCTCTACAAATTCTGCAA GGAGTACACGCTCTCCTATCTCTCTCTGCGGGTGTGCATCGGGCTGTGGACCGCCTTCTTCTGCATAGTGCTGGTGGCCACCGACGCCAGCTGTTTGGTGTGCTACATCACCCGCTTCACCGAAGAAGCCTTCGCCTCCCTCATCTGCATCATCTTCATCTACGAGGCTCTCGAGAAGCTAAGTCACCTGCGAGAGACCTACCCTGTGCACATGCACAGCAAGCTCGACTTCCTCACCATCtacta CTGTAAGTGTGAGGCACCGACCCATCCCAGCAACGAAACCCTGCGTTTCTGGGAGAGCAACAAGATCAACGTGTCTGGTGTCACCTGGCAAAACCTCACGGTGACC GAATGTCGGTATTTGCATGGAGAGTTTCAAGGACCTGCCTGTGGACGCAATGGCCCCTACACGCCTAATGTCCTCTTCTGGTGCTGCATCCTCTTCTTCTCCACCTTTGTCCTGTCGAGCTTATTGAAGAAGTTTAAAACCAGCCGTTACTTCCCAACCAGA GTACGGTCCACAGTGAGCgactttgctgttttcctcaccATTGTCATCATGGTGCTCATCGACTTCATGGTTGGAATCCCGTCACCGAAGCTCCACGTCCCCCATATGTTCAAG CCTACCAGAGACGACCGCGGGTGGTTCATCAACCCCATAGGACCCAACCCTTGGTGGACGGTGTTGGCTGCGctcatcccagctctgctctgcaccatcTTGATATTCATGGACCAGCAGATCACTGCCGTTATTGTGAACAGGAAGGAGCACAGGCTGAAG AAAGGATGCGGGTACCACCTGGACCTCTTCATGGTGGCCGTGATGCTCGGGGTGTGCTCCGTGATGGGGCTGCCCTGGTTTGTGGCTGCGACCGTGCTGTCCATCACCCACGTGAATAGCCTCAAAGTAGAGTCTGACTGCTCAGCTCCAGGAGAACAACCCAAGTTTCTGGGGATACGAGAGCAGAGAGTCACTGGCTTGATGATCTTTGTGCTCATGGGCTGCTCTGTCTTCTTCACTTCTGTGTTAAAG tttataCCAATGCCTGTGCTTTATGGGGTCTTTCTCTACATGGGTGTGTCATCGCTCAGAGGAATTCAG ttcttcGATCGCTTGAAGCTGTTTTGGATGCCGGCGAAACACCAGCCGGATTTCATCTACCTGCGGCACGTCCCCTTGCGAAAGGTGCATTTCTTCACGGCGATCCAGCTGATCTGCCTCGTTCTGCTCTGGGCCATCAAGGTGTCCCGTGCCGCCATCATCTTTCCCATGATG GTTTTGGCTCTTGTTTTTGTCCGGAAAGTAATGGATTTCTGCTTCTCAAAGCGAGAGCTTAGCTTTCTGGATGACCTTATGCCAGAAAGCAAGAAGAAGAAGTTGGACGATGCCAAAAATGAAGCCAAAGAAGAAGAG GAGTCCCAGAAGATgatggaagctgctgctgcaaatTCAGTTCAGCTGAAACTTGGGAAGACCAGCAACTTGGATATCCCAAAGCAAAGCAGTGACAG GACTGATCCTTCCGAGATTAATATCTCCGATGAAATGTCGAAAACAACCGTATGGAAGGCTCTCACTATGAACACAGAAACGCTCTGA